Genomic window (bacterium):
GTGCTTCTTCTACCACCTCTTCCCCTTCTACTGCAATTTCCTCTTCTTCTCCTCCTTTTGCCTCTGCCAAAGCCGCTTCTCTTGCTTCATTTGCAGATGCTTCTGCCTCCCAAGCTCTGGAAGTAGCAGTTGCATAGTCGCCTTCGGCGAAGGCACTTCGTGCCCACTCAAGTAAAGACTCTGCTATTGTGGTATCAGCACCAACCTCCCGGGCAGCACTTATTGCTTCATCAGCAGAAGCAATGGCATTCTCTGCATCTACTCTGGCCTGATCAACAGGTGGAATTAAAGGCCTTTTTGGGCATCCTGTCAACCCTACCAAAAGAAGACTCAACAAAAACAGTCCCAAAACTCTCTTCATTTCTTCACCCCCCTTTCCTTCATTCCAAAAATTTGTTACCATCTCGAAACATAATTCCGCTACAACCCTATAGTCTGTCCAGGGCTAACCTTACGGAATAAGCAACCCTCTCCGGACCAAACTCAAGGGAGACACTCTTATAGACTACATCAAATACCAATTCATTTTACAGACTCTTTCTATTTGTACCGTGAGAAGTCAACCTTAAAACTACTCTTCCCTCTATCTTTAATCAGGACTATCGTAGCTTTGGCTTTCGTGTTAATTTTGGAGTAAGGAAAGGAGGCTATTATCGTTGCCTGGTATGAGAGACTTGTTGGAGAGGAAGCGTTCGTGTTGGTCCATCGGGGAGCACGGGGATTTACAGGCTGGATAACCTTCTTGCCTTCTGTTAAGACTATATGGTAATTTTCGGCAAAGTCAATCTTATCTCCGTAAGTACAAATCCCAATCCAAAGTTCTTTGCTATTCAAGATTTCCTCAATTTCTTCTCTCTCTGGGCTTTTATACCTCTTTGCCAATCGACAGCCCAAGAAGGCAAGGGTGTAAAACTTAGTAGCCACGAATCCGTATTCCTTTCGACCTACCCCTCCACCAAAACAGTAAAGTGAGCGAATACTCTCAGGAGAATCCCTATTTTTCACTCCTAAATCGATAGCTTCTTTAACCTCGTCTTCGGTTAAATCAACCTTGATCCCGTCAGTATACATAGCCACTCCTATTTCTTCCAGGGATAGTTTTCTCATCGGGCCATAGTCTTTTCTTCCACTCCCAAGAATAGAGGGTAAGTATGAGCTAAGGTCACTTTTTAAGAGTCTAGCAGTCAACAGGTGCCGTTTTCTCAATAATAAGACCTTTTTAAAAACTCAAATAAGAGTCTCTTCTGGCTCAGGGGAGAAATTCAGCCTTTCCCGTCAGTAAAAATAGCTTCACATTTGCTCTACAATCGACTTTCTCAACGTCGATAGTAGTCTCCCACTGCTTTTTTACTCACTGAACTTTCCACTTGACATCAGTAACTGATACATCACTTACTGTTTTCCCTGTCCCGATGGACGTAATAGCGTATTCTGTTCGGCTTTCCCCTGCATTCAAATTCAATCCACTTGTCCAGGCGTCGTGAGGTAAAGAATTATAGGTAACCCTGTAGTGTATCTTATAGGTACCGATATCTCTTTCTCCGTCATTTCTTACCGGAATATACACCTCAACTTGCCCACTCGAGGAAGAATATTCATACCTCTCGACACTTGCATTAAGGTGAGCTCTCTTTGCGCACCCGGTAGATAAGAATAAGGCAAAAGCAAGAACCAGAAATAGTAAAGGACACTCTATCAGGAATTTTCTCATCTTTCTATCACCTCCCTTTCTTAATTATCGCCTTCTCAGGGTCTCTTTTAGGTCTTTGATCTTATTCTTACATTCTCTTCAACTCTTGCTTCCTTTTTTATATCTCTTTAATTCTTTTTGGAGAGAGGTTATCTGAGATCTTGTATCAGGTTTGTCCTTCTTAATTTTGCCCCGCATTTTGACACCTCCTTAATCCAATTTATAACACTAGATTCCCGCGGTTTCTGCTCTCCAGACAGGGGAGACCTCTAATACTACCAACCTTTCCACTGCCAGGCTCATTCCTGCTGCTACCAGGGTTATCTCTCCCGGGGTCAATTTCTTCAATTGCTCAATACCAGCATTTATCCCTATATTCTAAAAAGATCTTTAGACGCCTCCCGGTAAGTAGACATTGAGAGAGCTATCATAAAAGCCGATTCCAGCTACCGAAAGGCTCTTCTCTATAATCAAGTCTCCTGCTTTTCTTATAGAACGCTTCGGGACTATGAGATAGAATCTTGACACTCCAACGTTATAGATTCTCCACTGCTCGGCCTCTTCAGAATCTATGCTATCCCCTGTCTCAATTTCAAAGAGATCTGTAATTTCTCCCACTTCTGAAGGTCTAACTACCAAATCGGGATACACAAAAGTCCCGCCTCTTTTGACTGACGCATTGGGGTTTTTCTCCTGTCCTGGATTTGCCACGACATATTTCCCTT
Coding sequences:
- a CDS encoding LysM peptidoglycan-binding domain-containing protein, coding for MKRVLGLFLLSLLLVGLTGCPKRPLIPPVDQARVDAENAIASADEAISAAREVGADTTIAESLLEWARSAFAEGDYATATSRAWEAEASANEAREAALAEAKGGEEEEIAVEGEEVVEEAPRIYVVGTWERDRDCLWNIAKKRRFYGDPWKWKRIYRANQDKIKDPDLIYPGQRLTIP